From Chryseobacterium salivictor, a single genomic window includes:
- a CDS encoding GIY-YIG nuclease family protein, producing MEYFVYILYSASLDVYYKDFSTDVNKRLEYHLDSQHKFTSQAKDWIIVYVQEFDEKKEALKEEKRLKKLNRKSIEKLIG from the coding sequence ATGGAATATTTCGTTTACATACTTTACTCCGCCAGTTTGGATGTTTATTACAAAGATTTTTCAACCGATGTGAATAAACGTCTTGAATATCATTTAGATTCCCAACATAAATTTACTTCGCAGGCTAAAGATTGGATTATCGTTTACGTTCAGGAATTTGATGAAAAGAAAGAAGCTTTAAAAGAAGAGAAACGTTTGAAGAAATTAAACCGGAAATCCATCGAGAAGCTGATAGGTTAG
- a CDS encoding GIY-YIG nuclease family protein — translation MEYFVYILYSASLDVYYKGFSTDVNKRLEYHLDSQHKFTSQAKDWIIVYVQEFDEKKEALKEEKRLKKLNRKSIEKLIG, via the coding sequence ATGGAATATTTCGTTTACATACTTTACTCCGCCAGTTTGGATGTTTATTACAAAGGTTTTTCAACCGATGTGAATAAACGTCTTGAATATCATTTAGATTCCCAACATAAATTTACTTCGCAGGCTAAAGATTGGATTATCGTTTACGTTCAGGAATTTGATGAAAAGAAAGAAGCTTTAAAAGAAGAGAAACGTTTGAAGAAATTAAATCGGAAATCCATCGAGAAGCTGATAGGTTAG
- a CDS encoding outer membrane beta-barrel family protein gives MMKNFTAAVMFCGGFSFAQEANADSAKTENIKEVVLIARKPTIESKADRTVFNVANSAILTGNTTWDVLRMTPLVNIDNNDNVQAEGSSVTVYINDRKSVFTGKELKEYLKTIVADNLLKIEVITSPSAKYETSGAVINIVLKKNDNEGLKGSVSMNNSQSYKNSQSSSLNLNYHSKRFTQSLSGSFGNNNNVMKSYNENLIYADNSLTKITSENNSNWKSPSASSSTEFELDDKNNVGMVVEYYGSNNSAVSDARGDYFLNDILQKYYTKTVDSDGKNSFVGSNIFYKYYDKEKNRILDLNAGINYDSNHNNSIHSTVWDASAFEGIRTMADNKNREYYLKVDYSQPIGKDGNQLEFGGKMNFRNNVMPFYYFNYQNNTWALDGSRSNTFRYDENLNSLYANFSRTFFKKLETRIGLRYEYINFKVKQEVGTVEKRDSYGTLMPDLLVKYSFNDNYNLTATYKHSLWRPWYTEFNPFLMPTENGTYRRGNMDLQPNPNDRFGLKLGLYKKYFISANFSTTNQDYWTSYIIEDDKTIMMPTTYYGRINNYSLYANTNQNFLKNKLNINLNLGVSYVDNSDFKQRNNFVGMKDNIINFSGSTNFSYTNLFNKNINLNGWFGLHSQNWGNSVGNKMNFFHSFGATKLFPERQMEAGIRFNNIFQRPGNDYITYSPIGTFRNVNQWDWYGVNLSFVKRFGNQKVKESTKRNVEKESGGGKN, from the coding sequence ATGATGAAAAATTTTACTGCAGCGGTCATGTTTTGTGGCGGCTTTTCCTTCGCACAGGAGGCAAATGCGGATTCAGCCAAAACCGAAAATATAAAAGAGGTCGTTTTAATTGCCCGCAAACCCACTATAGAAAGCAAGGCAGACCGAACGGTTTTCAACGTGGCGAACAGCGCCATTCTTACCGGAAACACTACCTGGGACGTCCTCCGGATGACCCCTTTGGTCAATATCGACAACAATGATAATGTTCAGGCAGAAGGCAGCAGTGTTACCGTATACATCAATGACAGAAAATCTGTATTCACAGGAAAGGAACTGAAAGAATATTTAAAAACCATCGTTGCAGATAATCTCTTGAAGATAGAGGTAATCACCAGTCCTTCTGCAAAATACGAAACTTCCGGAGCCGTCATTAACATCGTTCTTAAAAAAAATGATAATGAGGGACTAAAAGGAAGCGTTTCAATGAATAATTCCCAGAGTTATAAAAACTCACAATCCTCGAGCCTCAACCTCAATTACCACAGCAAAAGATTTACACAGTCACTCAGCGGGAGTTTCGGCAACAACAATAATGTAATGAAAAGCTATAACGAAAACCTGATTTATGCAGACAACTCCCTGACCAAAATAACCTCTGAAAACAACAGTAACTGGAAATCACCCTCCGCTTCCTCATCTACAGAATTTGAGCTGGACGATAAGAATAATGTGGGAATGGTCGTGGAATATTACGGTTCAAATAACAGTGCGGTTTCCGATGCAAGAGGAGATTATTTCCTTAATGATATTCTGCAAAAATACTATACTAAAACGGTTGATTCAGACGGTAAAAATAGCTTTGTAGGCAGCAATATTTTTTATAAATACTATGATAAGGAGAAGAACAGAATACTGGACCTCAATGCAGGAATTAATTACGACAGCAACCATAATAACAGTATTCACTCGACTGTATGGGATGCATCAGCTTTCGAAGGAATAAGAACAATGGCGGATAACAAAAACCGTGAATATTATTTAAAAGTCGATTACTCGCAACCCATAGGTAAAGATGGCAATCAACTAGAGTTTGGCGGTAAAATGAATTTCCGGAATAATGTGATGCCATTTTATTATTTTAATTATCAAAATAATACCTGGGCACTGGACGGCTCGAGAAGCAATACCTTTCGGTATGATGAAAACCTGAATTCTCTATACGCTAATTTCAGCAGAACCTTTTTCAAAAAGCTGGAGACACGAATCGGTTTAAGGTACGAATACATCAATTTCAAGGTAAAACAGGAGGTGGGAACTGTTGAAAAACGTGATTCATACGGAACACTGATGCCTGATTTGCTTGTAAAATATTCTTTTAATGACAACTATAACTTAACTGCAACCTACAAACACAGTCTATGGCGTCCCTGGTACACAGAATTCAATCCTTTTTTAATGCCGACAGAAAACGGAACTTACCGGCGCGGGAATATGGACTTGCAACCCAACCCTAATGACAGATTCGGATTAAAATTAGGACTTTACAAGAAATATTTCATTTCGGCAAACTTCTCTACTACCAATCAGGATTACTGGACCTCTTATATCATAGAAGATGACAAAACGATTATGATGCCTACCACTTATTACGGCAGAATCAATAACTACTCTCTTTATGCCAATACGAATCAGAATTTTCTGAAAAACAAACTCAACATCAACCTTAACTTGGGAGTCAGCTATGTCGATAACAGCGACTTTAAACAACGGAACAATTTTGTAGGGATGAAAGATAATATCATTAATTTCAGTGGTTCAACGAACTTTTCCTACACAAACCTTTTTAATAAAAACATCAATCTCAATGGCTGGTTTGGCCTGCACTCGCAAAACTGGGGCAATTCTGTGGGTAACAAAATGAATTTCTTCCACAGCTTCGGAGCGACAAAACTTTTCCCAGAAAGGCAGATGGAAGCGGGAATCCGTTTCAATAATATCTTCCAGAGACCAGGAAACGACTATATTACTTATTCACCAATCGGAACCTTTAGAAATGTAAACCAATGGGACTGGTATGGTGTCAACCTCTCATTCGTAAAACGCTTTGGGAACCAAAAAGTAAAAGAAAGCACCAAAAGGAATGTAGAAAAGGAAAGCGGTGGAGGGAAAAATTAA
- a CDS encoding transposase, translating into MKNSKFSEVQIIKILSEQNQGKTVNEICREHGISQPTFYKWKSKYGGLDVQQLSKMKEMEKQLSQYKKIVAEQTLEIVVLKDVIEKKL; encoded by the coding sequence ATGAAAAACAGTAAATTTTCAGAAGTTCAGATCATCAAGATATTATCTGAACAAAATCAGGGAAAAACGGTAAATGAGATTTGCCGGGAGCATGGAATTAGCCAGCCAACCTTTTACAAGTGGAAGAGCAAATATGGTGGATTGGATGTTCAGCAACTTTCAAAAATGAAAGAGATGGAAAAGCAACTTTCGCAATATAAAAAGATCGTAGCTGAGCAAACTTTGGAGATTGTCGTCTTAAAAGATGTGATCGAAAAAAAGCTCTAA
- a CDS encoding glucose-1-phosphate adenylyltransferase, with protein MKPSVISIVLGGGRGTRLSPLTHSRSKPAVPIAGKYRLVDIPISNCLNSGFNRILVLTQFNSASLNSHIKNSYHFDTFSKGFVDILAAEQNIESDAWYQGTADAVRQSMKHLDKYDYDYILILSGDQLYQMDFREMIDFHCRNKGDITIATIPVNSKDAPGFGILKSDEEGNITSFIEKPSGDLLHDWKSEVSDKNKAEGKEYLASMGIYVFNKNGLKKMFDEDAGDDFGGELIPNGIGKYKTLSFQYDGYWTDIGTIQSFFDANLDLTTDFPKFNLFSKSPIYTRARMLPPSKILGSYVSKAVFGDGCIVMADKIENSIVGNRSRIDKGSTIMNSYMMGADFYQDTQEIVSNDRDGIPNLGVGKYCYIEQAILDKNCRIGDNVRIIGGKHLPDGDFENHSIKDGIVIVKKNAVIAPGTQIS; from the coding sequence ATGAAACCCAGTGTTATTTCAATTGTCCTAGGTGGTGGCAGAGGGACGAGGTTGTCGCCTTTAACCCATAGCCGCTCAAAACCGGCGGTTCCTATTGCCGGAAAGTACAGGTTGGTGGATATTCCTATTTCCAATTGTCTTAACTCGGGTTTTAACCGGATTTTGGTGCTGACTCAATTTAATTCAGCTTCACTGAACTCACACATCAAGAACTCATACCATTTCGATACTTTCAGCAAAGGTTTTGTAGATATTTTGGCAGCAGAGCAAAATATTGAAAGCGATGCCTGGTATCAGGGTACAGCAGATGCCGTGCGTCAGTCGATGAAGCATCTGGATAAATATGATTATGACTATATCCTCATTCTTTCGGGTGATCAGCTTTATCAAATGGATTTTCGGGAAATGATCGACTTTCACTGCCGGAATAAAGGAGATATTACCATCGCAACGATTCCTGTAAATTCTAAGGATGCGCCTGGATTTGGTATTTTGAAATCTGACGAAGAAGGAAATATTACTTCATTTATAGAAAAACCTTCCGGCGACTTATTGCATGACTGGAAATCTGAAGTATCAGACAAGAATAAAGCAGAAGGTAAAGAATATCTGGCCTCAATGGGGATCTACGTTTTCAATAAAAACGGGTTGAAGAAAATGTTTGATGAAGACGCCGGTGATGATTTCGGTGGCGAATTAATTCCCAACGGTATTGGCAAATATAAAACACTGAGTTTTCAATATGATGGCTATTGGACTGACATTGGAACCATACAGTCGTTCTTTGATGCAAATTTGGATTTAACCACCGATTTTCCGAAATTTAACTTATTCAGCAAATCGCCCATTTATACGAGAGCCAGAATGTTGCCACCGTCCAAAATTTTAGGATCTTATGTGAGTAAAGCGGTTTTCGGCGATGGATGTATTGTGATGGCAGATAAAATAGAAAATTCAATTGTGGGGAACAGAAGCCGCATTGACAAAGGAAGTACCATCATGAATTCCTATATGATGGGTGCCGATTTTTATCAGGATACTCAGGAAATTGTTTCAAATGATAGAGACGGGATTCCTAATCTGGGTGTGGGGAAATACTGTTATATCGAGCAGGCGATTCTTGACAAGAATTGCAGGATCGGTGATAATGTCAGAATAATTGGAGGCAAGCATTTGCCTGATGGTGATTTTGAAAACCATTCCATTAAGGATGGAATTGTCATTGTTAAAAAGAATGCAGTGATTGCGCCCGGAACTCAAATTTCTTAA
- a CDS encoding IS3 family transposase has protein sequence MDYSKEIHNMSLRKACKVFSLRSSVYYYRQVFKSSDDEIRAELILLADSNQTWGFWMMHNRLKNLGFGWNHKRVYRIYKSMRLNLRSKRKKRLPARIKQPLVRPIYPNVTWSMDFMHDSLENGKSVRTLNIIDDFNREILNITIDSSLPSAKVISQLEQLIEWRGKPEKIRVDNGPEFIAEKMKDYCNKENIELAFIQLGKPTQNSLIERFNRTFRTEFLSVYLFENIKQMRNYAEIWMWMYNNERPHSALQYLTPRDFLLKYGKLNQNSANEFPTFQQNFNNDNNKILSKNSTFECA, from the coding sequence GTGGATTATTCGAAAGAAATCCATAACATGAGTTTGCGCAAGGCGTGCAAAGTGTTCAGTTTAAGAAGTTCAGTTTATTATTATCGTCAGGTATTTAAAAGTTCAGATGATGAAATCCGTGCAGAACTTATTTTACTTGCAGATTCTAATCAAACGTGGGGCTTTTGGATGATGCACAATCGGTTGAAAAACTTAGGCTTTGGATGGAATCACAAAAGGGTTTATCGGATTTATAAGTCGATGAGATTAAATTTGCGAAGTAAAAGGAAAAAGCGGCTTCCAGCACGGATAAAACAACCACTGGTTCGCCCCATCTATCCGAACGTTACTTGGAGCATGGATTTTATGCACGACAGTTTGGAAAATGGCAAAAGCGTGAGAACCCTTAATATCATTGACGATTTTAACAGAGAGATTTTAAACATCACTATTGACAGCAGCTTGCCCTCTGCAAAAGTAATCTCGCAATTGGAACAATTAATTGAATGGCGGGGAAAACCTGAAAAAATAAGAGTGGACAACGGACCGGAATTTATTGCAGAAAAAATGAAAGATTATTGCAACAAAGAGAATATCGAACTAGCCTTCATTCAACTAGGGAAACCTACACAAAACTCATTGATTGAGAGATTTAACAGAACATTCCGGACAGAGTTTTTAAGTGTTTACCTCTTTGAGAACATCAAACAAATGAGAAATTATGCAGAAATATGGATGTGGATGTACAATAATGAGAGACCGCATAGTGCGTTACAATACCTTACACCACGGGATTTTTTATTGAAATATGGAAAACTCAATCAAAATAGCGCAAATGAGTTTCCCACATTCCAACAAAATTTCAACAACGACAACAATAAAATATTATCAAAAAACTCTACTTTTGAGTGTGCCTAA